One region of Xylanimonas ulmi genomic DNA includes:
- a CDS encoding tetratricopeptide repeat protein gives MSTTPEPAFSVRGAVDLSALQRPQSPPPGEPGGAPAAGGYVLDLTEESFPQVVQSSATYPVIVLLWIPTDQANAELGALLGRLADEYAGRFLLARVDAQAYPQIAAAFRVEGVPTVVAVLQGQPLPLFAGGAAEDQVRAVLDQVLQAAEQNGVTGRAPAQGSEPDDEEPQEEAEPELPPLHQEAYDAIERGDYEAAIAAYEKALRQDPKDTLATAGLAQVRLLLRTHDANLQAVRAAAAQAPGDVEAQLAVADLDMLGGKVTDAFDRLLELLPGADADAKESVRVRLVEYFEIVGPSDPRVARARQRLAISLY, from the coding sequence ATGAGCACCACTCCTGAGCCCGCGTTCTCCGTACGCGGCGCCGTCGACCTGTCCGCGCTCCAGCGCCCGCAGTCGCCGCCACCGGGGGAGCCCGGCGGCGCACCCGCCGCAGGCGGGTACGTGCTCGACCTGACCGAGGAGTCGTTCCCGCAGGTCGTGCAGAGTTCGGCGACGTACCCCGTCATCGTGCTGCTGTGGATCCCGACCGACCAGGCCAACGCCGAGCTCGGCGCGCTGCTCGGCCGGCTCGCCGACGAGTACGCGGGCAGGTTCCTGCTCGCGCGCGTCGACGCGCAGGCCTACCCGCAGATCGCGGCCGCGTTCCGGGTCGAGGGCGTGCCGACGGTCGTCGCCGTCCTCCAAGGCCAGCCGCTGCCGCTGTTCGCGGGCGGTGCGGCCGAGGACCAGGTGCGCGCCGTGCTCGACCAGGTGCTGCAGGCCGCCGAGCAGAACGGGGTCACCGGTCGGGCGCCCGCGCAGGGTTCCGAGCCCGACGACGAGGAGCCGCAGGAGGAGGCCGAGCCCGAGTTGCCGCCGCTGCACCAGGAGGCGTACGACGCGATCGAGCGCGGCGACTACGAGGCGGCCATCGCCGCCTACGAGAAGGCGTTGCGCCAGGACCCCAAGGACACGCTCGCGACAGCGGGCCTGGCCCAGGTGCGGCTCCTGCTGCGCACGCACGACGCCAACCTCCAGGCGGTGCGCGCGGCCGCGGCGCAGGCGCCGGGCGACGTCGAGGCACAGCTCGCCGTGGCCGACCTGGACATGCTCGGCGGCAAGGTGACCGACGCGTTCGATCGACTGCTGGAGCTGCTGCCGGGCGCCGACGCGGACGCCAAGGAGAGCGTGCGCGTGCGCCTGGTCGAGTACTTCGAGATCGTCGGTCCGAGCGACCCGCGCGTGGCCAGGGCCCGTCAGCGCCTGGCGATCAGTCTGTACTGA
- the glgB gene encoding 1,4-alpha-glucan branching protein GlgB, which yields MTTGPASTPPLAPSVDPAVFTAVAQGHTHDPHAVLGAHLMAIGPDGAAWAVVRALRPLADEVVVVTGDGEYSAHHEAAGVWEAVVPAPLDDEGHAHAPDYRVRTRYGADAQNADDPYRFLPTLGAVDLHLIGEGRHEELWQALGANPRRFPSALGDAEGTGFAVWAPNARAVRLVGDHNRWTPVHPMRSLGSTGVWEIFVPGVGEGARYKYEILGADGHWRAKADPMAKGTEVPPATASVVVHSTHEWDDLDWMTARATRDPHSGPVSVYEVHLGSWRPGLGYRELADQLTAYVVQQGFTHVEFMPVAEHPFGGSWGYQVTSYYAPTSRFGHPDDLRHLIDRLHQAGVGVIVDWVPAHFPKDDWALARFDGTPLYEHPDPRRGEQPDWGTYVFDFGRREVRNFLVANATFWFEEFHVDALRVDAVASMLYLDYSRNDGEWAPNQFGGRENLEAISFLQEANATAYRRSPGVMMIAEESTAFPGVTAPTSHGGLGFGLKWNMGWMNDSLRYIEENPMYRRYHHGELTFSLIYAFSEQYVLPISHDEVVHGKGSLLRKMPGDRWQQLAGVRAFLAYMWTHPGKQLLFMGSEFGQDAEWSEGVGLDWWLLDNPSHAAIQRMVRDLNALYKATPSLWERDFTPDGFEWIDSNDADNNTLAYLRKDAAGKPVAVVVNFAGVPHEGYRLALPFGGTWREAFNTDAEIYGGSGVGNLGAVQAEPVPWHGRSHSASVRVPPLGALILTPEG from the coding sequence ATGACGACCGGCCCTGCCAGCACGCCCCCTCTCGCGCCCAGCGTCGACCCGGCGGTGTTCACCGCCGTCGCGCAGGGGCACACCCACGACCCGCATGCCGTGCTCGGCGCGCACCTGATGGCGATCGGCCCCGACGGCGCCGCCTGGGCCGTCGTGCGTGCGCTGCGCCCCCTGGCCGATGAGGTCGTCGTCGTGACCGGCGACGGCGAGTACAGCGCACACCACGAGGCCGCAGGCGTGTGGGAGGCGGTCGTGCCCGCGCCGCTCGACGACGAGGGCCACGCCCACGCGCCCGACTACCGCGTGCGCACGCGCTACGGCGCCGACGCGCAGAACGCCGACGACCCGTACCGGTTCCTGCCGACGCTGGGCGCGGTCGACCTGCACCTGATCGGCGAGGGCCGGCACGAGGAGCTGTGGCAGGCGCTCGGCGCCAACCCGCGCCGCTTCCCCAGCGCGCTCGGCGACGCCGAGGGCACGGGCTTCGCGGTGTGGGCGCCCAACGCGCGCGCTGTGCGCCTGGTCGGCGACCACAACCGCTGGACGCCCGTGCACCCGATGCGCTCGCTCGGCTCGACCGGCGTGTGGGAGATCTTCGTCCCGGGCGTCGGCGAGGGCGCCCGCTACAAGTACGAGATCCTCGGCGCCGACGGCCACTGGCGAGCCAAGGCCGACCCCATGGCCAAGGGCACCGAGGTGCCGCCCGCGACGGCGTCGGTCGTCGTGCACTCCACGCATGAGTGGGACGACCTGGACTGGATGACGGCGCGCGCCACGCGCGACCCGCACTCGGGCCCCGTCAGCGTCTACGAGGTCCACCTGGGGTCGTGGCGGCCCGGACTCGGCTACCGCGAGCTGGCCGACCAGCTCACCGCCTACGTCGTCCAGCAGGGCTTCACGCACGTGGAGTTCATGCCGGTCGCCGAGCACCCGTTCGGCGGGTCCTGGGGCTACCAGGTCACGTCGTACTACGCGCCGACGTCGCGCTTCGGCCACCCCGACGACCTGCGCCACCTCATCGACCGGCTCCACCAGGCCGGCGTCGGCGTCATCGTCGACTGGGTGCCCGCGCACTTCCCCAAGGACGACTGGGCGCTGGCCCGCTTCGACGGCACGCCCCTGTACGAGCACCCGGACCCCCGCCGCGGCGAGCAGCCCGACTGGGGCACCTACGTGTTCGACTTCGGCCGCCGCGAGGTGCGCAACTTCCTGGTCGCCAACGCGACCTTCTGGTTCGAGGAGTTCCACGTCGACGCGCTGCGCGTCGACGCCGTCGCCTCGATGCTCTACCTCGACTACTCGCGCAACGACGGCGAGTGGGCGCCCAACCAGTTCGGCGGACGCGAGAACCTCGAGGCCATCTCGTTCCTGCAGGAGGCCAACGCGACGGCCTACCGCCGCTCCCCCGGCGTCATGATGATCGCCGAGGAGTCGACGGCGTTCCCCGGCGTCACCGCCCCGACGTCGCACGGCGGCCTCGGGTTCGGCCTCAAGTGGAACATGGGCTGGATGAACGACTCGCTGCGCTACATCGAGGAGAACCCGATGTACCGCCGCTACCACCACGGCGAGCTGACCTTCTCGCTCATCTACGCCTTCTCGGAGCAGTACGTGCTGCCCATCAGCCACGACGAGGTCGTGCACGGCAAGGGCTCGCTGCTGCGCAAGATGCCGGGCGACCGCTGGCAGCAGCTCGCGGGCGTGCGCGCGTTCCTCGCCTACATGTGGACCCACCCGGGCAAGCAACTGCTGTTCATGGGCTCGGAGTTCGGGCAGGACGCCGAGTGGAGCGAGGGCGTCGGCCTCGACTGGTGGCTGCTCGACAACCCGTCGCACGCCGCGATCCAGCGCATGGTCCGCGACCTCAACGCCCTGTACAAGGCGACCCCGTCGCTGTGGGAGCGGGACTTCACTCCTGACGGCTTCGAGTGGATCGACTCCAACGACGCCGACAACAACACGCTCGCCTACCTGCGCAAGGACGCCGCGGGCAAGCCCGTCGCCGTCGTGGTCAACTTCGCGGGGGTGCCGCACGAGGGCTACCGGCTCGCGCTTCCCTTCGGCGGCACCTGGCGCGAGGCCTTCAACACCGACGCCGAGATCTACGGCGGCTCGGGCGTGGGCAACCTCGGCGCGGTCCAGGCCGAGCCGGTCCCGTGGCACGGCCGATCGCACTCGGCCTCGGTGCGCGTGCCCCCGCTGGGCGCCTTGATCCTGACCCCGGAGGGCTGA
- a CDS encoding NCS2 family permease has protein sequence MSAPTTYKNATPAPPAPKTPHDAPLLDRVFRLSENRTTVRVEVMAGLTTFFASVFTVLAIPGMMAGGAAMAVGADGPNPGIVNAVYIAAVLSSILGSLLMAFLANLPFVQAPGMGLGSYLAFTVMPAIGVLAAPATLTDVQVFQMALALVFASGLLFVLLSATGVRQAIIDGIPRNIKVALGAGIGLFITLLGLRQSGVVVASGGTFVTLVNFSDWGHQDAAVRAQVLGAVLAVAGFLLMAVLHARKVKGAILIGIFATTALAYATGQTALPESFSFDLGRQFSDFAQYSLFGLDVGSFLNLGSLGHVLAVVLAMVLAHCLVNALDSLGTIFGVASAAGMVDRDGHVVGLERGLLSDAIGTAGGALLGSSSTATVVSSASGINEGGRTGLTALVTSGMFVLALVAAPFVPLIPLVATGPALIMVGCLMMSQVKQVDFHDLTEAVPAFLAIAIMPLTFSIANGIAFALISCVVLKLATGRWREISWPAATIGALFVLQFLV, from the coding sequence GTGTCTGCGCCAACCACGTATAAAAACGCAACCCCCGCCCCTCCCGCCCCGAAGACCCCTCACGACGCACCGCTCCTCGATCGGGTCTTCCGCCTCTCCGAGAACCGCACCACCGTGCGCGTCGAGGTCATGGCCGGACTGACGACCTTCTTCGCCTCGGTCTTCACCGTCCTGGCGATCCCCGGCATGATGGCCGGCGGCGCCGCGATGGCGGTGGGCGCCGACGGCCCCAACCCGGGCATCGTCAACGCCGTCTACATCGCCGCGGTGCTCAGCTCGATCCTCGGCTCGCTGCTCATGGCGTTCCTCGCGAACCTGCCGTTCGTCCAAGCGCCCGGCATGGGCCTGGGCTCCTACCTCGCGTTCACCGTCATGCCCGCCATCGGCGTGCTCGCCGCCCCAGCCACGCTCACCGACGTGCAGGTCTTCCAGATGGCGCTGGCGCTCGTCTTCGCCTCGGGCCTGCTGTTCGTGCTGCTGTCGGCCACAGGCGTGCGGCAGGCGATCATCGACGGCATCCCGCGCAACATCAAGGTCGCGCTCGGAGCCGGCATCGGCCTGTTCATCACACTGTTGGGCCTGCGGCAGTCGGGCGTCGTCGTCGCCAGCGGCGGCACCTTCGTCACGCTGGTCAACTTCTCGGACTGGGGCCACCAGGACGCCGCGGTCCGCGCGCAGGTGCTCGGCGCCGTGCTCGCCGTCGCCGGCTTCCTCCTCATGGCGGTGCTGCACGCGCGCAAGGTCAAGGGCGCGATCCTCATCGGCATCTTCGCCACCACGGCGCTCGCGTACGCCACGGGCCAGACCGCGCTGCCGGAGAGCTTCTCGTTCGACCTCGGCCGCCAGTTCTCGGATTTCGCCCAGTACTCGCTGTTCGGCCTCGACGTCGGCTCGTTCCTCAATCTCGGCAGCCTCGGCCACGTCCTGGCCGTCGTGCTCGCCATGGTGCTCGCGCACTGCCTGGTCAACGCCCTCGACTCGCTCGGCACGATCTTCGGCGTCGCCTCAGCGGCCGGCATGGTCGACCGCGACGGACACGTCGTCGGGCTTGAGCGAGGCCTGCTGTCCGACGCCATCGGCACCGCGGGCGGCGCGCTGCTCGGATCCTCCTCGACCGCCACCGTCGTCTCCTCGGCGTCCGGCATCAACGAGGGCGGTCGCACCGGCCTGACCGCGCTGGTCACCTCAGGCATGTTCGTGCTCGCGCTCGTGGCCGCGCCGTTCGTGCCGCTCATCCCGCTGGTGGCCACCGGCCCGGCGCTCATCATGGTCGGCTGCCTCATGATGTCGCAGGTCAAGCAGGTCGACTTCCATGATCTGACCGAGGCGGTCCCCGCGTTCCTGGCGATCGCGATCATGCCCCTGACGTTCTCGATCGCCAACGGCATCGCGTTCGCGCTGATCTCCTGCGTCGTGCTCAAGCTCGCCACCGGGCGCTGGCGCGAGATCAGCTGGCCGGCCGCCACCATCGGCGCGCTGTTCGTGCTCCAGTTCCTCGTCTGA
- a CDS encoding phosphotransferase, which yields MSAQPATPHAVVRVAPAGSHLSAEVTDLVAAWAPGRRWFPGGLTGRPTPWLELTVDGAPDVVLALLRLEGAVLLAPLVVVPQGLDEHAEPGYIGGAAGLAVHDGGVHPAAWSALLRAAGVAEPDVTGGRALTGEQSNTSVVLPAVRPDGAPHGAMLKILRTVAGGEHPDVTVPQALTAVGFTGTPRFLGAVEVRLPDSAPDAAPVTADLAVLAALVPDADDGFELACRHAGRGEPFDALAAELGAVVARLHAALRDALPTTALLDPEPFVAGLRRRADAALDAAPDALAPHAAAIARVLDDLRADLTAVPLQRIHGDLHLGQVLYGADGWQVLDFEGEPQRPVAERTAPDLPLRDVAGMLRSFDYAAAVGGASDPEWAARAQRAFLDGYRAAVRAAAGVDDIVLRALTLDKALYEVVYETRQRPHWVHIPLGAVERLSRP from the coding sequence GTGAGCGCGCAGCCCGCGACCCCGCACGCGGTCGTGCGGGTGGCCCCGGCCGGGTCCCACCTGTCCGCCGAGGTCACCGACCTCGTCGCCGCGTGGGCGCCGGGACGGCGCTGGTTCCCCGGCGGGCTGACGGGCCGCCCGACGCCGTGGCTCGAGCTGACGGTCGATGGCGCGCCCGACGTCGTCCTGGCCCTGCTGCGTCTGGAGGGCGCGGTGCTCCTGGCGCCCCTGGTCGTCGTGCCCCAGGGCCTCGACGAGCATGCCGAGCCCGGGTACATCGGCGGCGCGGCGGGCCTCGCGGTGCACGACGGCGGCGTCCATCCCGCCGCCTGGTCCGCGCTGTTGCGCGCCGCGGGCGTCGCCGAGCCCGACGTCACCGGCGGGCGCGCCCTGACCGGCGAGCAGTCGAACACCTCGGTGGTGCTGCCCGCCGTGCGGCCCGACGGCGCCCCGCACGGCGCCATGCTCAAGATCCTGCGCACCGTGGCCGGTGGCGAGCACCCGGACGTGACGGTGCCGCAGGCGCTGACGGCCGTGGGGTTCACGGGCACGCCGCGCTTCCTCGGCGCGGTCGAGGTGCGTCTGCCCGACTCGGCGCCCGACGCGGCGCCCGTGACGGCCGATCTGGCGGTGCTGGCCGCCCTGGTCCCCGACGCCGACGACGGCTTCGAGCTCGCCTGCCGCCACGCCGGGCGGGGCGAGCCCTTCGACGCGCTCGCGGCCGAGCTGGGCGCCGTCGTCGCGCGCCTGCACGCCGCGCTGCGCGACGCGCTGCCCACGACCGCCCTGCTCGACCCCGAGCCGTTCGTGGCGGGGCTGCGCCGCCGGGCCGACGCCGCGCTCGACGCGGCGCCCGACGCGCTCGCCCCGCACGCCGCGGCCATCGCGCGCGTGCTGGACGACCTGCGCGCCGACCTGACCGCCGTGCCGCTGCAGCGCATCCACGGCGACCTGCACCTGGGCCAGGTCCTGTACGGAGCGGACGGCTGGCAGGTGCTCGACTTCGAGGGCGAGCCGCAGCGTCCGGTGGCCGAGCGCACGGCGCCCGACCTGCCGTTGCGCGACGTCGCCGGCATGCTGCGGTCGTTCGACTACGCCGCCGCGGTGGGCGGCGCGAGCGACCCCGAGTGGGCCGCGCGCGCGCAGCGGGCGTTCCTGGACGGGTACCGGGCGGCGGTCCGTGCCGCGGCGGGCGTCGACGACATCGTGCTGCGCGCCCTGACGCTCGACAAGGCGCTGTACGAGGTGGTCTACGAGACCCGGCAGCGTCCGCACTGGGTCCACATTCCGTTGGGGGCGGTCGAGCGGCTCAGCCGGCCGTGA
- the treS gene encoding maltose alpha-D-glucosyltransferase, whose translation MSATSAGDVPRPLTAPLPIQALPPRRQPEPPPLERPGLVEDPDWYRKAVFYEVIVRAFSDSDGDATGDLRGIIARLDYLQWLGVDCLWLPPFYPSPLRDGGYDVSDYTAIAPQFGTTSDFTELIEQAHARGIRVVVDLVMNHTSDQHPWFQASRSDPEGPYGDFYVWSDDNTRYQDARIIFVDTETSNWTFDPVRRQYFWHRFFGHQPDLNFENPRVAEAMLDVARFWLQIGVDGFRLDAVPYLFEAEGTNCENLPETHAFLRRVRRMIDTEFPGRIILAEANQWPQDVVEYFGTDDEPECHMCFHFPVMPRIYYALRDQRARQILDIMADTPAIPARGGQWSTFLRNHDELTLEMVSTEERASMYGWYATDPRMRANVGIRRRLAPLLDNSRKEIELAHALLLSLPGSPCLYYGDEIGMGDNIWLPDRDAVRTPMQWTPDRNAGFSTADPGKLYLPLVQSLVYHYAQHNVEAQLAQPTSLLHWVHGMLAVRRAHPAFGTGDFVAREADDEAILAFTRSDVAAVGEADGEMLFVAANLSATARSATIALPGFEGWSLVDIFGGARFPAVGADGRLTMTWGSRDFYWLRLTPPEREGTGQQPAVSATAAAPAAGKTAPGRPARSTGAASER comes from the coding sequence ATGAGCGCGACGTCCGCCGGGGACGTCCCTCGCCCGCTGACCGCGCCACTGCCGATCCAGGCCCTGCCCCCGCGCCGCCAGCCCGAGCCGCCGCCGCTGGAGCGCCCCGGACTGGTCGAGGACCCCGACTGGTACCGCAAGGCGGTGTTCTACGAGGTCATCGTCCGCGCGTTCTCCGACTCCGACGGCGACGCGACGGGGGACCTGCGCGGCATCATCGCGCGCCTGGACTACCTGCAGTGGCTCGGCGTCGACTGTCTGTGGCTGCCGCCGTTCTACCCCTCGCCGCTGCGCGACGGCGGGTACGACGTGTCGGACTACACGGCGATCGCCCCGCAGTTCGGCACCACCTCGGACTTCACCGAGCTCATCGAACAGGCGCACGCGCGCGGCATCCGCGTCGTCGTCGACCTCGTCATGAACCACACGAGCGATCAGCACCCGTGGTTCCAGGCCTCGCGCTCCGACCCCGAGGGGCCCTACGGCGACTTCTACGTGTGGAGCGACGACAACACGCGCTACCAGGACGCGCGCATCATCTTCGTCGACACCGAGACGTCGAACTGGACGTTCGACCCGGTGCGCCGGCAGTACTTCTGGCACCGGTTCTTCGGGCACCAGCCCGACCTCAACTTCGAGAACCCGCGCGTGGCGGAGGCCATGCTCGACGTCGCGCGGTTCTGGCTGCAGATCGGCGTCGACGGGTTCCGCCTGGACGCGGTGCCGTACCTGTTCGAGGCCGAGGGCACCAACTGCGAGAACCTGCCCGAGACGCACGCGTTCCTGCGCCGGGTGCGCCGCATGATCGACACCGAGTTCCCGGGCCGCATCATCCTGGCCGAGGCCAACCAGTGGCCTCAGGACGTCGTGGAGTACTTCGGCACCGACGACGAGCCCGAGTGCCACATGTGCTTCCACTTCCCGGTCATGCCGCGCATCTACTACGCGCTGCGCGACCAGCGAGCGCGCCAGATCCTCGACATCATGGCCGACACGCCCGCGATCCCCGCCCGGGGTGGGCAATGGTCGACGTTCCTGCGCAACCACGACGAGCTGACGCTCGAGATGGTCTCGACCGAGGAGCGCGCGTCGATGTACGGGTGGTACGCGACCGACCCGCGCATGCGCGCCAACGTGGGCATCCGTCGTCGGCTGGCGCCGCTGCTCGACAACTCGCGCAAGGAGATCGAGCTCGCGCACGCCCTGCTGCTGTCGCTGCCCGGCAGCCCCTGCCTGTACTACGGCGACGAGATCGGCATGGGCGACAACATCTGGCTGCCCGACCGCGACGCCGTGCGCACGCCCATGCAGTGGACGCCCGACCGCAACGCGGGGTTCTCGACCGCGGACCCCGGCAAGCTCTACCTGCCGCTGGTGCAGTCGCTCGTGTACCACTACGCCCAGCACAACGTGGAGGCTCAGCTCGCGCAGCCCACCTCGCTGCTGCACTGGGTGCACGGCATGCTCGCGGTGCGCCGCGCGCACCCGGCGTTCGGGACCGGGGACTTCGTCGCCCGCGAGGCCGACGACGAGGCGATTCTCGCCTTCACCCGCTCCGACGTCGCCGCGGTGGGCGAGGCGGACGGCGAGATGCTGTTCGTGGCGGCGAACCTGTCGGCGACCGCACGCTCGGCGACGATCGCGCTGCCCGGCTTCGAGGGCTGGAGCCTGGTGGACATCTTCGGCGGCGCCCGGTTCCCCGCTGTGGGCGCCGACGGCCGCCTCACCATGACGTGGGGCTCGCGCGACTTCTACTGGCTGCGCCTGACGCCGCCCGAGCGGGAGGGGACGGGCCAACAGCCCGCGGTGAGCGCGACGGCGGCGGCCCCCGCAGCGGGCAAGACCGCGCCGGGCCGGCCGGCGCGCTCGACCGGAGCGGCGAGCGAGCGGTGA
- a CDS encoding alpha-1,4-glucan--maltose-1-phosphate maltosyltransferase, giving the protein MVPAPAPVPAPHAPIGRVPVVEVSPVVEGGRWPAKASVGEVVPVEATVFREGHDAVNATAVLLGPDGAVRQTAPMRDIAPGLDRFQGFVQPDAEGDWSFRVEAWGDPYATWAHDATVKFEAGIDQELMLAEGVLLFERITASEAQAARSPQDAETLAQAANVLGDESRLPEARLAIATTQAVKDALTRSPLRDLVSPSATYPLRVHRRRALFGSWYEIFPRSEGAVRGEDGTWTSGTFATAARRLPAIAGMGFDVVYLTPVSPIGTQFRKGRNNSLHAQPGDPGSPYAIGAAEGGHDAIHPDLGTEDDFRAFVAAAGDHGLEVALDLALQCSPDHPWVTAHPEWFKTRADGTIAYAENPPKKYQDIYPLYFDNDPVGLREEILRVVEVWIERGVTLFRVDNPHTKPLDFWEWLLAQVHARHPEVLFLSEAFTKPAMMATLARIGFHQSYTYFTWRNHKDEILDYLREVSGPQGSVMRPSFWPTTHDILPPYLQHGGVAGFAVRAVLAATGSPTWGIYTGYELVENVPRPGVEEQVDNEKYEFKPRAWESAEGIGISLLLGRLNQVRREHPALQQLRNLSVHGADNGQVLVYSRRVRAEHLPLASGQDGSQEPGHTDDVILVVLNLDPWGAQESTIHLDLDALGLVPPPGADPHAPFFEAHDLLTGESYPWGAHPFVRLDPRRQVAHVLQVRLG; this is encoded by the coding sequence GTGGTTCCCGCGCCCGCGCCGGTCCCGGCCCCGCACGCCCCCATCGGCCGCGTCCCCGTGGTCGAGGTCTCCCCGGTGGTCGAGGGGGGGCGCTGGCCCGCCAAGGCCAGCGTCGGGGAGGTCGTGCCCGTCGAGGCGACCGTGTTCCGTGAGGGGCACGACGCCGTCAACGCCACGGCCGTGCTCCTCGGCCCCGACGGCGCGGTCCGCCAGACCGCGCCCATGCGCGACATCGCCCCCGGGCTCGACCGCTTCCAGGGCTTCGTGCAGCCCGACGCCGAGGGCGACTGGTCGTTCCGCGTCGAGGCGTGGGGTGACCCGTACGCGACGTGGGCGCACGACGCGACGGTCAAGTTCGAGGCGGGAATCGACCAGGAGCTCATGCTCGCCGAGGGGGTGCTGCTGTTCGAGCGCATCACCGCCTCCGAGGCGCAGGCGGCGCGCAGCCCGCAGGACGCTGAGACGCTCGCGCAGGCCGCGAACGTCCTGGGCGACGAGAGCCGGCTGCCCGAGGCGCGGTTGGCGATCGCCACGACGCAGGCCGTCAAGGACGCCCTGACACGCTCGCCGCTGCGCGACCTGGTCTCCCCCAGCGCCACCTACCCGCTGCGGGTGCACCGCCGTCGGGCGCTGTTCGGCTCGTGGTACGAGATCTTCCCGCGCTCCGAGGGCGCGGTGCGCGGCGAGGACGGCACGTGGACGTCGGGCACGTTCGCGACGGCGGCCCGGCGCCTGCCGGCCATCGCCGGCATGGGCTTCGACGTCGTCTACCTCACGCCCGTCAGCCCCATCGGCACACAGTTTCGCAAGGGCCGCAACAACTCGCTCCACGCCCAGCCGGGCGACCCGGGCAGCCCGTACGCGATCGGCGCGGCCGAGGGCGGGCACGACGCGATCCACCCCGACCTGGGCACGGAGGACGACTTCCGCGCGTTCGTCGCCGCCGCGGGCGACCACGGGCTGGAGGTCGCGCTCGACCTGGCCCTGCAGTGCTCGCCCGACCACCCGTGGGTCACCGCGCACCCCGAGTGGTTCAAGACGCGCGCCGACGGCACCATCGCCTACGCCGAGAACCCGCCCAAGAAGTATCAGGACATCTACCCCCTGTACTTCGACAACGACCCGGTCGGGCTGCGCGAGGAGATCCTGCGCGTGGTCGAGGTGTGGATCGAGCGCGGCGTCACGCTGTTCCGCGTCGACAACCCCCACACCAAACCGCTCGACTTCTGGGAGTGGCTGCTGGCCCAGGTGCACGCCCGCCACCCCGAGGTGCTGTTCCTCTCGGAGGCGTTCACCAAGCCCGCGATGATGGCCACGCTCGCGCGCATCGGGTTCCACCAGTCGTACACGTACTTCACCTGGCGCAACCACAAGGACGAGATCCTCGACTACCTGCGCGAGGTCTCGGGGCCACAGGGCTCGGTCATGCGCCCGTCGTTCTGGCCGACGACGCACGACATCCTGCCGCCGTATCTGCAGCACGGCGGGGTCGCGGGCTTCGCGGTGCGCGCCGTGCTGGCCGCCACGGGCAGCCCGACCTGGGGGATCTACACGGGTTACGAGCTCGTGGAGAACGTGCCGCGTCCGGGCGTCGAGGAACAGGTCGACAACGAGAAGTACGAGTTCAAGCCGCGCGCGTGGGAGAGCGCGGAGGGCATCGGCATCTCGCTGCTGCTCGGCCGGCTCAACCAGGTGCGCCGTGAGCACCCCGCGCTGCAGCAGCTGCGCAACCTGAGCGTGCACGGCGCCGACAACGGCCAGGTGCTGGTGTACTCGCGCCGCGTGCGCGCCGAGCACCTGCCGCTGGCCAGCGGCCAGGACGGCTCGCAGGAGCCCGGCCACACCGACGACGTCATCCTGGTCGTCCTCAACCTCGACCCGTGGGGCGCCCAGGAGTCGACCATCCACCTCGACCTCGACGCGCTCGGGCTCGTGCCGCCGCCTGGCGCCGATCCCCATGCGCCGTTCTTCGAGGCGCACGACCTGCTCACGGGCGAGTCCTATCCGTGGGGCGCGCACCCGTTCGTGCGCCTCGACCCGCGCCGTCAGGTCGCGCACGTGCTCCAGGTGAGGCTCGGATGA